One window of the Labilibaculum sp. genome contains the following:
- a CDS encoding DUF4350 domain-containing protein: MRINIPKNALPVIGILIILILMELFAPQPIDWTKSFNEDDKRPFGCFLLKELIQKDLFPDQEFKISSNAICNYPETDSLETKKNYIFVTNDFSPQAWEINAIMNLAKNGNQVFIASSNLGKAFSDSLHVHIESDIQFSELVAAKEKSQNFENPDLQEKSKYKYPKAFDNSTITKFNKDSVIVLGRDHQRKIQLLKVPYGKGNFLISCQPLAFTNYNAVQNENANYIAGVFSYLPPNPIVWDEYYKPLRALRSTSPIIFLLSSPPLKMAYYLLLACLLLVLIFQGKRQQKMIPVLKPLPNTSLEFIKTMGRLYYNRKNHKDIALKKIKYLKEFCKSRYHIDLNIDTLHETSKRSGISLKTLEILLNQADKITNSQNISQETLEDLHSKVEYIYKSGK; this comes from the coding sequence ATGAGAATAAATATCCCCAAAAATGCACTTCCCGTAATTGGAATTCTAATCATTCTTATATTGATGGAACTTTTTGCGCCTCAGCCAATCGACTGGACAAAAAGTTTTAATGAGGATGACAAACGACCGTTTGGTTGTTTTCTACTGAAGGAATTGATACAAAAGGATTTATTTCCTGATCAGGAATTTAAAATCAGCAGCAATGCTATCTGTAACTATCCGGAGACTGATAGCCTCGAAACAAAAAAGAATTACATTTTTGTGACCAATGATTTTTCGCCTCAGGCATGGGAAATTAATGCAATTATGAATTTGGCTAAAAATGGAAATCAAGTATTTATTGCAAGTTCAAATTTAGGAAAAGCCTTTTCAGATTCTTTGCATGTGCATATCGAAAGTGATATTCAGTTTTCCGAATTGGTGGCGGCAAAAGAAAAATCTCAAAATTTCGAAAATCCAGATTTACAGGAAAAATCGAAGTATAAATACCCAAAAGCATTTGACAATTCAACAATAACCAAATTTAATAAAGACAGTGTAATTGTTCTGGGGCGCGATCATCAAAGAAAAATTCAGTTGTTGAAAGTTCCCTATGGAAAAGGCAATTTCTTAATTAGCTGTCAGCCATTAGCCTTTACCAATTACAATGCAGTACAAAATGAGAATGCAAATTATATTGCAGGAGTATTCAGCTATTTACCTCCCAATCCGATAGTGTGGGATGAATATTACAAACCTCTTAGAGCTTTGCGCTCCACAAGTCCAATCATTTTTCTGCTTTCGAGTCCTCCATTGAAAATGGCCTACTACCTTTTGCTCGCCTGCTTACTTCTTGTTCTTATTTTTCAAGGCAAACGTCAGCAAAAAATGATTCCCGTTCTAAAACCATTGCCCAATACCTCTCTTGAATTTATTAAAACAATGGGCCGGTTGTATTACAACCGTAAAAATCACAAAGACATTGCTCTAAAGAAAATTAAATACCTGAAAGAATTTTGTAAGAGCCGCTATCATATCGATTTAAACATTGATACTTTACATGAAACAAGTAAGCGTTCGGGAATTTCCTTAAAAACCCTTGAAATTCTTCTTAATCAAGCAGATAAAATAACTAATTCTCAGAACATATCACAGGAGACACTGGAAGATTTACACTCAAAAGTGGAATACATTTATAAATCCGGCAAATAA
- a CDS encoding RDD family protein: protein MADIGIETTQNVRINFQLASIGERISASLLDLLFFFVIYMLLLLVIGLIGKDAVWILFFLVPLMFYSLIFEVFMNGQTPGKKIMKIKVSTVDGSAPTFLNYLIRWMFRLVDVSLTYGICGILCIVLGEKGQRLGDILAKTTVIRIKRKVSIENTILVDIPENYELVFPESRNINEKDLPLFKKVIAQIESMEDPVEKLQFGLRARKNVMEKLGIKTEMQPLEFFKTLIVDYNLIHRNR from the coding sequence ATGGCAGATATAGGAATAGAAACAACTCAAAATGTTCGCATTAATTTTCAATTGGCAAGTATTGGAGAAAGGATATCTGCCTCTTTGCTCGATTTATTATTCTTTTTTGTGATCTATATGCTTTTGCTGCTTGTAATTGGCTTAATAGGAAAAGATGCAGTTTGGATCTTGTTTTTTTTAGTCCCCTTAATGTTTTACTCCTTGATATTTGAGGTTTTTATGAACGGTCAGACTCCGGGAAAAAAAATCATGAAAATTAAAGTGAGCACTGTTGACGGATCAGCACCCACTTTTTTAAATTATTTGATTCGCTGGATGTTTCGATTGGTTGATGTTTCGTTGACCTATGGTATTTGCGGTATTTTGTGTATTGTGCTGGGAGAAAAAGGACAACGCCTGGGCGATATTTTAGCAAAAACGACTGTAATAAGAATAAAGCGAAAAGTGTCGATTGAAAATACAATTTTGGTTGATATTCCTGAAAATTATGAACTGGTTTTTCCTGAGTCGCGAAATATCAACGAAAAGGACCTGCCTTTGTTTAAAAAGGTGATTGCTCAGATTGAGAGCATGGAAGATCCGGTTGAAAAGCTGCAATTTGGGTTGCGGGCACGAAAAAATGTGATGGAAAAACTGGGAATCAAGACAGAAATGCAGCCTCTCGAGTTTTTTAAAACACTAATTGTTGACTACAATTTGATTCACCGCAATCGATAA
- a CDS encoding glycerophosphoryl diester phosphodiesterase membrane domain-containing protein codes for MTDNKLQLEKNRDFGELFNDTFLFIKYNFKNLLKGIIYFVIPFTLLQGIALGVIQYETLSSLSFGDKINVFSSGSVLTATMFSYLFMLLAYSFAMAFVFQYMKLYKSSDSEIVDLKQVWNAMLGVTPKIFLTIISIGIISGIGFVLLVVPGIYLMICFSLVIPIIIFEGDSIGEALNNCFALIKNNWWRTFVFLIVIAMLAACLQFVFQLPMLIYQTIATFHVVQEGAMQSNQSIMILFSIIQTAGASLMQLIPITGIGIMYFSLVEQKQNPALLKELESVGANE; via the coding sequence ATGACAGATAATAAGTTACAACTCGAAAAAAATCGTGACTTTGGAGAACTTTTCAACGACACCTTCCTTTTTATAAAGTACAATTTTAAAAATTTACTAAAAGGAATCATCTACTTTGTAATTCCGTTTACTTTGCTTCAGGGAATTGCCCTTGGAGTCATCCAATACGAAACTCTTTCCTCTTTATCCTTCGGTGATAAAATAAATGTATTCTCATCGGGTTCGGTACTTACGGCAACAATGTTTAGTTACCTTTTTATGTTACTGGCCTATTCTTTTGCTATGGCATTTGTATTTCAGTATATGAAATTATACAAATCTTCGGATAGTGAAATAGTTGATCTGAAGCAGGTTTGGAACGCAATGCTTGGAGTAACCCCTAAAATCTTTTTGACAATTATTTCTATTGGGATTATTTCCGGAATTGGATTTGTTCTATTGGTTGTTCCCGGCATTTACTTAATGATTTGTTTTAGTCTTGTTATTCCAATCATTATTTTCGAAGGCGATTCGATTGGCGAAGCTCTAAACAACTGTTTTGCATTGATAAAAAATAACTGGTGGAGAACATTTGTTTTTCTTATTGTGATTGCCATGCTGGCCGCTTGTCTGCAATTTGTTTTTCAACTGCCAATGTTAATTTATCAAACAATAGCTACTTTTCATGTCGTTCAAGAAGGTGCTATGCAAAGCAATCAAAGTATAATGATTCTCTTTTCAATTATACAAACCGCTGGTGCATCGCTAATGCAACTGATTCCTATTACCGGGATTGGAATAATGTACTTTAGTCTGGTTGAGCAAAAACAAAATCCTGCATTACTAAAAGAGTTGGAAAGCGTTGGAGCTAATGAATAA
- a CDS encoding helix-turn-helix transcriptional regulator, with translation MSDKAIISTIGRYVKQQRLLQNKTQAKIAEVAGVNRWTVSQLEKGEAVSLISLLQILRALDLLHVLDHFKIETQLSPLELAKLEKKKRQRARSKDDNKQNESEW, from the coding sequence ATGAGTGATAAGGCAATTATTTCTACAATTGGCAGGTATGTAAAACAGCAACGTTTACTTCAAAATAAAACACAGGCAAAAATCGCTGAAGTTGCCGGAGTAAATCGCTGGACTGTGAGTCAGTTGGAGAAAGGAGAAGCTGTTTCGTTGATTTCATTACTTCAAATTTTGCGGGCTCTTGACTTATTGCATGTACTTGACCATTTTAAGATTGAAACTCAGTTAAGTCCATTGGAACTGGCTAAGTTGGAAAAGAAAAAAAGACAAAGAGCCAGAAGCAAGGATGATAACAAGCAAAATGAAAGCGAATGGTAG
- a CDS encoding FIST N-terminal domain-containing protein: protein MHQYNFQISDINDLKNILQSNAISHTTTYQSLLVQIFSAHNKSDWYLTIGETIKEVYPDAVITGATSVGEITEGRIFTNSTAVLFSFFESAKLNLFSYSCQLGEEEKVGNALLRNTKLLDDKIKGMLLLSTPIANDSGKIFNTLATSSLDFPIFGGGAGDYANERETLIFDGEQCYKEGVVAVCFSGNNLQIELSTCLGWQPLSKEMTITDVGDVAVKTIDNMPAFSVYEKYLGIKADSNFFQNSLEFPFIITRNNNKIARTPFFVNENDQSIQMVADVKAGEKFRIGYGNPQTIKEESAVLQHQMCNFKPEAIFIYTCICRRFLMQDEVDFETLPFNAIAPTAGFYTFGEFYSDKSFHALLNSSMVTVGFREGISITKSELLKDTLKKNIPLDPFKNQHNRILSRLIFFINVLIEEMEKKSRKLKVLNEQKNEIIGIVAHDLRSPLGVIQGFSDLLTEEIKNEEHKDFASLINKESSNLLNLLNDLLDISKIESGKLELKRKEIDYMALIYQNTKINSFFAQKKRILITVESEIEHQSLSIDEGQIIQVLNNLIGNAIKYSYPDSEIKIKVFKEDNQIITQVIDQGQGIPIGELENVFTMFKKTSTKPTAGESSHGLGLAIVKKIVEGHRGRMDVKSSQGQGSIFYYSLPID, encoded by the coding sequence ATGCATCAATACAATTTCCAAATATCAGATATTAATGATCTTAAAAATATATTACAATCTAATGCTATAAGTCATACTACAACATATCAATCTCTTCTTGTACAAATATTTTCAGCTCATAATAAATCAGACTGGTATTTGACAATAGGTGAAACAATTAAAGAAGTTTACCCTGACGCTGTAATTACCGGAGCTACATCAGTGGGAGAAATTACAGAAGGTAGAATTTTCACAAATTCAACAGCTGTCTTGTTTTCCTTTTTCGAAAGCGCAAAGCTAAATTTATTTTCTTATAGCTGCCAATTAGGAGAGGAAGAGAAGGTTGGCAATGCACTGCTTAGAAACACAAAACTGCTGGATGATAAAATTAAGGGAATGCTATTACTTTCCACACCTATCGCCAACGATTCTGGAAAAATATTTAACACTCTGGCAACTTCAAGTCTCGATTTTCCAATTTTTGGTGGTGGAGCCGGTGATTATGCAAATGAGCGCGAAACATTGATTTTCGATGGAGAACAATGCTATAAAGAAGGTGTTGTTGCAGTTTGTTTTTCAGGGAACAATTTACAAATAGAATTGTCGACCTGTCTTGGTTGGCAACCTCTGAGCAAAGAAATGACAATAACCGATGTAGGTGATGTGGCGGTTAAAACAATTGATAATATGCCTGCGTTTTCGGTTTATGAAAAATATTTGGGAATTAAAGCCGACAGCAATTTCTTTCAAAACAGTCTTGAGTTTCCTTTTATTATAACTCGAAACAATAACAAGATCGCCCGAACTCCATTTTTTGTGAACGAAAATGATCAGTCCATACAAATGGTAGCAGATGTAAAGGCCGGTGAAAAATTTCGTATTGGATACGGCAATCCTCAAACTATCAAAGAAGAATCAGCCGTATTGCAACACCAAATGTGTAATTTTAAACCTGAAGCTATCTTTATATACACTTGTATTTGCAGAAGATTTTTAATGCAGGATGAAGTTGACTTTGAAACATTGCCTTTTAATGCCATTGCCCCAACTGCCGGATTTTACACCTTTGGCGAATTTTATTCTGATAAGTCCTTTCATGCTCTACTTAATTCTTCAATGGTTACTGTTGGATTTCGAGAAGGAATATCAATTACAAAATCCGAATTATTAAAAGACACATTAAAAAAGAATATCCCTTTAGATCCATTTAAAAATCAACACAATCGAATTCTTTCCCGCCTGATTTTTTTCATCAATGTTTTAATTGAAGAAATGGAAAAAAAGAGTCGTAAGCTTAAAGTTCTTAATGAACAAAAAAACGAAATTATTGGTATTGTAGCCCATGATTTACGAAGCCCACTTGGTGTAATACAAGGCTTCTCAGACCTACTAACAGAAGAAATTAAAAATGAAGAACACAAAGATTTTGCTTCATTAATTAATAAAGAGAGTTCAAATCTACTGAATTTACTAAACGACCTTCTGGACATTTCAAAAATTGAATCGGGTAAACTGGAGCTGAAACGAAAAGAGATTGATTACATGGCTTTGATTTATCAGAATACTAAAATCAATAGCTTTTTTGCTCAAAAGAAAAGAATTTTAATTACTGTTGAGTCTGAAATTGAACACCAATCATTGTCTATTGACGAAGGGCAAATTATACAAGTTTTAAATAATCTTATTGGGAATGCAATTAAGTATTCTTATCCTGATTCTGAGATAAAAATTAAAGTATTTAAAGAAGACAATCAGATAATCACTCAAGTTATTGATCAAGGACAAGGTATTCCTATAGGAGAACTTGAAAATGTTTTTACGATGTTTAAAAAGACCAGTACTAAACCCACAGCCGGGGAATCAAGCCATGGGTTAGGTCTTGCCATTGTTAAGAAGATTGTCGAAGGCCACAGAGGACGAATGGATGTTAAAAGTAGTCAAGGGCAAGGTTCTATATTTTATTACTCATTGCCTATTGACTAA
- a CDS encoding type II toxin-antitoxin system HipA family toxin produces the protein MVEIKTAYVKIWEQIVGAVAWDENQGVASFEFEPKFKPLGIDLAPVKMPIQSGQRIFSFPELRPSKNSEYDTFKGLPGLLADVLPDKYGNQLINVWLAQNGRPANSMNPIEQLCFIGTRGMGALEFEPTQLNSNTNSFQVEITSLVDIAQKMLGKREDFEANLSKDEQRAMMEILKIGTSAGGARPKAIIAYNKRTGQVRSGQTNAPKGFEHWLIKLDGVSDVQFGKTIGYGRVEMAYYNMAKDCGIEMMESDLLQENGRAHFMTKRFDRENGSQKHHIQTFCAMQHYDFNEVGSFSYEQLFQTMRILRLPYPQAEQMYRRMVFNVIARNCDDHTKNFAFRLKKGESWELAPAYDVCHAYRPDSIWVSQHALSINGKRKDITREDLVSFAKAMNIKKAEKIIFEINSKVQNWNNYADEVSVDSKLRDAIKGTLLNFEN, from the coding sequence ATGGTAGAAATAAAAACAGCATACGTTAAAATTTGGGAACAAATTGTTGGGGCCGTTGCTTGGGATGAGAATCAAGGGGTGGCCAGTTTTGAATTTGAGCCTAAATTTAAACCGTTGGGAATTGATCTAGCACCAGTAAAAATGCCGATTCAATCCGGTCAACGCATATTTTCATTTCCTGAACTCAGACCTTCAAAAAACAGCGAATACGATACGTTTAAAGGTTTGCCGGGTTTATTGGCCGATGTGTTACCCGATAAATATGGAAATCAGTTGATTAATGTTTGGTTGGCACAAAATGGTCGTCCGGCTAACAGTATGAACCCAATAGAACAACTCTGTTTTATTGGAACCAGAGGAATGGGAGCGCTGGAATTTGAACCCACACAACTCAACTCTAATACAAACTCTTTTCAGGTTGAAATAACTAGCTTGGTTGATATTGCACAAAAAATGTTGGGAAAGCGGGAAGATTTTGAAGCCAATTTGAGCAAAGATGAACAGCGGGCAATGATGGAAATCCTAAAAATTGGAACATCAGCTGGTGGAGCAAGACCAAAAGCAATTATTGCCTACAACAAAAGAACAGGACAGGTTCGCTCCGGACAAACGAATGCTCCAAAAGGTTTTGAGCATTGGCTAATAAAGCTGGATGGTGTAAGTGATGTGCAGTTTGGAAAAACTATTGGTTATGGAAGAGTTGAAATGGCCTATTACAATATGGCAAAAGACTGTGGAATAGAGATGATGGAATCTGATTTGCTTCAGGAAAATGGCAGAGCACATTTCATGACCAAGCGGTTCGATCGGGAAAATGGTTCTCAAAAACACCACATTCAAACTTTCTGTGCAATGCAGCATTACGATTTTAATGAGGTAGGAAGTTTTAGTTACGAGCAGTTGTTTCAGACCATGAGAATACTGCGTTTGCCATATCCGCAAGCGGAGCAGATGTATCGAAGAATGGTATTTAACGTGATTGCACGAAATTGTGATGATCATACTAAGAATTTTGCTTTTAGATTGAAAAAAGGAGAAAGTTGGGAGTTGGCACCGGCATACGATGTTTGTCATGCATATCGACCTGATAGCATTTGGGTGAGTCAGCATGCTTTAAGTATTAATGGCAAAAGAAAAGATATTACGAGAGAGGATTTGGTCAGCTTTGCAAAAGCAATGAACATTAAAAAAGCAGAAAAAATTATCTTTGAAATAAATAGTAAAGTGCAAAATTGGAATAATTATGCAGATGAAGTTAGCGTAGATTCCAAATTGCGGGATGCGATAAAAGGAACATTATTGAATTTTGAGAATTAG
- a CDS encoding stage II sporulation protein M, with product MKEVVFLDRNSKKWIEFENLLADESHNDPDSIANLYIQLTDDLSYAQTFYPNSSTTEYLNQLSVSVHQQIYKNQKAQKGKFKQFWTTDLPLILFQTRKQLLYSLLIFLTAALLGVVSTINDQSFVRAILGDNYVNMTIDNIKKGDPMAVYKQEGQTEMFLGITINNIKVSFMAFVFGILTAFGSGYILFNNGIMLGSFTYFFVENGLFWESTRVIWIHGTLEISAIIISGAAGIVMGNSIVFPGTLPRKTSMQIGVRKGIKIVIGIIPMFIVAGFLEGYVTRHTEMPMWLSWIIIICSLLFVIWYFIVNPKTTYQKLSNS from the coding sequence ATGAAAGAAGTAGTTTTTCTGGATCGTAATAGTAAAAAATGGATAGAATTTGAAAATCTTCTTGCTGATGAATCCCATAACGATCCTGATTCCATTGCCAATTTATACATCCAATTAACGGATGATCTTTCCTATGCACAAACCTTTTACCCAAATTCATCTACTACTGAATATCTCAATCAATTAAGTGTGAGTGTTCATCAACAAATTTATAAAAACCAAAAAGCACAAAAGGGAAAATTCAAGCAGTTTTGGACTACAGATTTGCCTTTAATTCTTTTCCAAACACGAAAACAATTACTTTATTCTTTACTAATATTTCTTACCGCTGCTCTTTTGGGTGTAGTATCGACAATTAATGATCAGTCTTTTGTACGCGCTATTCTTGGAGATAACTACGTAAATATGACCATTGACAACATAAAAAAAGGAGATCCAATGGCCGTTTACAAACAGGAAGGGCAAACAGAAATGTTTCTAGGAATTACCATCAATAACATTAAAGTCTCCTTTATGGCTTTTGTTTTTGGGATACTTACTGCTTTCGGAAGCGGATACATTCTTTTTAATAATGGAATTATGCTGGGAAGCTTCACTTATTTCTTTGTTGAAAATGGTTTGTTCTGGGAGAGCACCCGGGTAATATGGATACATGGAACGCTTGAAATTTCTGCCATTATTATCTCTGGAGCGGCAGGAATTGTAATGGGAAACAGTATTGTTTTCCCTGGCACCCTGCCTCGCAAAACATCCATGCAAATTGGAGTTCGCAAAGGCATTAAAATTGTAATTGGAATTATACCTATGTTTATTGTTGCCGGCTTTTTAGAAGGCTATGTAACCCGACATACCGAAATGCCAATGTGGCTAAGTTGGATCATTATCATCTGTTCCCTGCTATTCGTAATTTGGTATTTTATTGTTAATCCTAAAACCACATATCAAAAACTAAGCAATTCATAA
- a CDS encoding U32 family peptidase has product MTKRKIELLAPGGDVDSIKAAILAGANAVYCGLDQFNARNRAVNISFQDLQGILYLAHSHHCEVFLTLNIIIIEREIPALISLLNKLVNTSIDGVIVQDLGMLYLLRKYFKSLNVHASTQLTTHNEGQIKFLSKLSVVRVNLSRELNICEIENLTSIAHENNVLTEVFVHGSNCISFSGLCYFSSVLSGNSGNRGRCSQPCRDQYKTTAAGKEYPLNLKDNSAFFDLKELYDAGVDSLKIEGRIKKYDYVYTVVDVWRKQLDTFYSQGKIGTDDSLLYKVFNRGFSNTLLKGEISKSMFIDNPRDHSIKHLSEINSYASADEVEAGQLKLYQEKEDIKALVEVKINQVSAKKAPLQIHLSGECGSPLKVSVKTPEAGFDVFSECNLFDKGTEVLTEAVVLKRFRAFNDTEYFIEELNLEGIKADVYFSFKELTSLKKRILYILNGSKEIVEPVTIPAIKKIGSETDKPSLLVLISSEEDVFLADKTKADIYFQLPNSFKDKCSHFVDLFTKNTSLIPYFPSVIIGEDYTAAVEFLSCVKPKLIVANNIGIAYVAHQLGIDWVAGPHLNIVNSYSLLALKEELNCSGAFISNELNCNQIKGIVKPANFKLHYSIYHPIVLMTSRQCLFHQVTGCEKNRVDDTCIQSCVKSVSITNLKNDSLHIEKSKGNYHTVYNELNFLNTEILSDLPAVFSSFMIDLCDVKTETKLSATKLEVVQLFENLLDGKVDSETKVKKVIQSSTNRQYKRGI; this is encoded by the coding sequence GTGACGAAAAGAAAGATTGAATTATTAGCACCGGGTGGAGACGTTGATTCCATAAAAGCGGCGATACTTGCCGGTGCAAATGCAGTGTATTGCGGATTGGATCAGTTCAATGCCAGAAATAGGGCTGTCAATATCAGTTTTCAAGATCTGCAAGGCATTCTTTATTTGGCTCACAGCCACCATTGTGAAGTATTTCTTACGCTCAATATCATTATAATTGAACGTGAAATTCCGGCGCTGATTAGTTTACTAAACAAATTGGTAAATACCAGTATCGATGGTGTTATTGTTCAGGATCTGGGAATGCTGTATTTGCTCCGAAAGTATTTCAAAAGCCTGAATGTTCACGCTTCTACTCAGTTGACTACCCACAATGAAGGTCAGATAAAATTCTTAAGCAAACTTTCCGTTGTCCGGGTTAATTTGTCACGGGAGTTAAACATCTGTGAAATAGAGAATTTGACTTCAATTGCACACGAGAATAATGTTTTAACAGAGGTGTTTGTGCATGGTTCCAATTGCATTTCCTTTTCGGGACTCTGCTATTTTAGTTCTGTTTTAAGTGGGAATTCGGGCAACCGCGGTCGCTGCAGTCAACCTTGCCGCGATCAGTACAAGACTACTGCTGCAGGCAAAGAATACCCGCTGAATTTAAAAGACAATTCGGCTTTTTTCGATCTGAAGGAATTGTATGATGCCGGTGTTGATTCCCTAAAAATTGAAGGAAGAATTAAGAAGTACGATTATGTGTACACGGTGGTGGATGTCTGGAGAAAGCAACTCGATACTTTTTATTCACAGGGCAAAATTGGTACGGATGATAGCCTTTTGTACAAGGTATTTAACCGCGGTTTCTCCAATACTTTACTGAAAGGAGAGATCAGCAAAAGCATGTTTATCGATAATCCCCGCGATCATTCCATCAAACATCTTTCAGAAATTAATTCGTACGCTTCCGCTGATGAGGTAGAGGCTGGGCAGTTAAAATTATATCAGGAAAAGGAAGATATTAAAGCTTTGGTTGAGGTTAAGATCAATCAGGTAAGTGCGAAAAAAGCGCCTTTGCAAATTCATCTTTCCGGAGAATGTGGTTCTCCGTTAAAAGTTTCTGTAAAAACACCGGAGGCAGGCTTTGATGTATTTTCGGAATGCAATCTGTTTGATAAAGGGACGGAGGTATTGACTGAAGCAGTGGTTTTAAAACGATTCAGAGCTTTTAACGATACCGAATATTTTATAGAGGAGTTGAATTTGGAAGGGATAAAGGCTGATGTTTATTTTTCTTTTAAAGAGCTTACCTCTCTTAAGAAAAGGATACTGTATATTTTAAATGGATCGAAAGAAATTGTTGAACCAGTTACGATTCCTGCGATAAAAAAAATAGGATCAGAGACTGATAAACCGAGTCTTTTGGTGTTGATTTCTTCGGAAGAAGATGTGTTTCTTGCTGACAAAACTAAGGCCGATATCTATTTTCAGCTGCCAAATAGTTTTAAGGATAAATGCTCTCACTTTGTAGATTTATTTACGAAGAACACAAGTTTGATTCCCTACTTTCCTTCGGTGATTATTGGGGAAGACTATACTGCGGCGGTCGAATTTTTAAGTTGTGTAAAACCAAAATTGATTGTCGCCAATAACATCGGCATTGCTTACGTAGCTCATCAGTTGGGAATAGATTGGGTGGCCGGTCCGCATCTGAATATTGTGAATTCGTACAGTCTGTTGGCTTTAAAAGAGGAATTGAATTGCTCTGGGGCATTTATTTCAAATGAGTTGAACTGCAATCAAATAAAAGGCATTGTAAAACCAGCGAATTTTAAATTGCATTACAGCATTTATCATCCCATTGTGCTGATGACCAGCAGGCAATGTTTGTTTCATCAGGTAACTGGCTGTGAGAAAAACCGGGTGGATGATACCTGTATTCAGTCTTGCGTGAAATCTGTCTCCATCACCAATCTTAAAAACGATTCGTTGCATATTGAAAAATCGAAAGGGAACTACCATACGGTTTATAATGAATTGAATTTCCTGAATACTGAAATTCTGAGCGATTTGCCAGCTGTATTTTCCTCTTTTATGATTGATTTGTGCGATGTGAAAACCGAAACCAAGTTATCTGCAACTAAATTAGAAGTCGTACAGCTTTTTGAAAATCTGCTTGACGGAAAAGTGGATTCAGAAACGAAAGTGAAAAAAGTCATTCAATCAAGCACCAACAGGCAATACAAAAGGGGAATTTAG
- a CDS encoding DUF4129 domain-containing protein yields the protein MNKKTLAILFTGWFQLFIGTSQILAQETFRSDTIITDTGQVQLWEKSIPKERIENYRKQSDFNYDFTNVKQESVWDRFTQWIRNWLNFMIKGLGVIWFLRYLILAGLVIILIALIYKSKFTGLFRSQQEITSLEFSDTANPTKINWEQKINEAFLQKEYRLALRYHFLSLLKNLSQHHLISWKSEKTNYDYIREIKQDKIKADFIELSKLYEAVWYGDFPITKTDYDQINNEFGRLNLLLPQVKEFAS from the coding sequence ATGAATAAAAAAACACTTGCAATACTATTTACAGGCTGGTTTCAATTATTTATTGGAACCAGCCAAATTTTAGCACAGGAAACTTTCCGCTCCGATACCATCATAACAGATACCGGACAAGTTCAATTGTGGGAAAAATCCATCCCAAAAGAACGTATTGAAAATTACCGTAAACAAAGCGATTTCAATTACGATTTTACCAATGTAAAACAAGAAAGTGTGTGGGATCGTTTCACTCAGTGGATCAGAAATTGGTTAAATTTCATGATCAAAGGACTGGGAGTCATTTGGTTTCTGAGATACCTTATTCTTGCCGGGCTTGTTATCATTTTAATTGCGCTGATTTACAAAAGCAAATTTACCGGCTTGTTTCGTTCCCAACAGGAAATTACATCTCTGGAGTTTAGTGATACTGCGAACCCGACAAAAATTAATTGGGAGCAAAAAATTAATGAAGCATTTCTTCAAAAAGAATATCGGTTAGCTTTGCGTTATCACTTTTTATCCCTGTTAAAAAATTTAAGTCAGCACCATTTAATAAGCTGGAAATCGGAAAAAACCAATTACGATTACATCCGGGAGATAAAACAGGATAAAATAAAAGCAGATTTTATTGAATTAAGCAAATTGTATGAAGCCGTTTGGTATGGCGATTTCCCCATAACCAAAACAGATTATGACCAAATTAATAACGAATTTGGCCGGTTGAATCTCCTTCTTCCGCAAGTAAAAGAATTCGCATCATGA